Proteins from one Rosa chinensis cultivar Old Blush chromosome 7, RchiOBHm-V2, whole genome shotgun sequence genomic window:
- the LOC121050500 gene encoding uncharacterized protein LOC121050500: MMDKEWVWLPRSSSEYEQRALHFVKTAEKNLGYPAMILCPCKDCRNVSHQDSTTVFEHLVTKGMDSKYKKRSHWTKHGDQIVNAESVDHETAKDEASNLYRASYFMDEDSVQPTNFMDEATVQRQDDQFMKNLEDAETPLYPGCPNYTKLSAIVTLYRLKSKSGLSDTHFNELLETIHGMLLKDNILLQSLYSIKKFLKIFDIGFEKIHACENDGCLFRKEYKDLDNCPKCGASRWKKNKRTKEIRKGVPVKVLRYFPIIPRFRRMFRSAQMAEDLRWHFSNKSTDGKMRHPVDSLAWDMVNDKWPSFAANPRNLRLGLATDGFNPFSILSFKYSCWPQPGNDIDIYLQPLVEDLQLLWLNAVEAYDAFSKSTFNLKAMLMWTINDFPAYGNLAGCCTKGKKACPICGKNTHHRWLRFSKKFAYMGHRKFLTPSHPYRRKKSWFDNSVEHGSKTRILTGRNISLALKDFPNDFGKGGIKKWKRNNNEDDMHQ; encoded by the exons ATGATGGATAAAGAGTGGGTGTGGCTTCCTAG ATCTAGTTCAGAGTATGAGCAAAGAGCATTACATTTTGTGAAGACGGCTGAAAAGAATTTGGGATATCCTGCAATGATTCTTTGCCCTTGCAAAGATTGCCGTAATGTAAGCCATCAAGATAGTACTACTGTTTTTGAACATTTGGTTACAAAGGGGATGGATTCCAAGTACAAGAAAAGATCACATTGGACAAAACATGGAGATCAGATAGTAAATGCTGAAAGTGTTGATCATGAAACCGCCAAGGATGAGGCATCTAACTTATATAGAGCTTCCTACTTTATGGATGAAGATTCTGTCCAGCCTACAAACTTTATGGATGAAGCTACTGTACAGAGGCAAGATGATCAATTCATGAAGAACCTAGAAGATGCAGAAACTCCTTTATACCCAGGTTGTCCCAATTACACAAAGTTGTCAGCCATTGTAACTTTATATCGACTCAAAAGCAAGAGTGGATTGTCTGATACCCATTTCAATGAGCTTTTAGAGACTATTCATGGCATGTTACTGAAGGACAATATTCTGTTGCAGTCGTTGTACTCGATTAAAAAGTTCCTCAAGATATTTGACATAGGATTTGAAAAGATTCACGCTTGCGAGAATGATGGTTGTCTTTTCAGAAAAGAGTATAAGGACTTGGACAATTGTCCAAAATGTGGTGCTTCAAGATGGAAGAAAAACAAGCGTACTAAGGAGATCAGAAAAGGTGTTCCAGTTAAGGTTCTGAGATATTTTCCTATCATTCCGAGATTTAGAAGGATGTTCAGGTCTGCACAAATGGCAGAAGATTTAAGGTGGCATTTCAGTAACAAAAGCACTGATGGAAAAATGCGTCACCCTGTAGATTCTTTAGCTTGGGACATGGTTAATGATAAATGGCCTTCATTTGCAGCTAATCCACGCAATCTCAGACTTGGACTTGCTACTGATGGTTTTAACCCTTTCTCCATCTTAAGCTTCAAGTATAGTTGTTGGCCA CAACCCGGAAACGACATAGATATTTATCTACAACCACTTGTAGAAGATTTGCAATTGTTATGGCTGAATGCGGTGGAGGCTTATGATGCATTCAGTAAATCAACTTTCAATTTGAAGGCAATGTTGATGTGGACCATAAATGACTTTCCAGCCTATGGAAATCTTGCTGGATGTTGTACAAAAGGCAAAAAAGCATGTCCTATATGTGGAAAAAATACACATCACAGATGGTTACGCTTCAGCAAGAAATTTGCATACATGGGTCACAGGAAGTTTCTTACACCCTCACATCCATATCGAAGAAAGAAATCTTGGTTTGATAATAGTGTGGAACATGGTAGTAAGACTAGAATTTTAACAGGACGAAACATTTCTCTTGCTCTTAAAGATTTTCCAAATGACTTTGGAAAAGGTGGGATCAAAAAATGGAAAAGGAATAATAATGAAGATGACATGCACCAGTGA
- the LOC112180029 gene encoding uncharacterized protein LOC112180029 has translation MSDPYERVKGGRLTFKDGTLATRSKAIDKKKNKKKKKKLLNNPNVEGAIDSGSAVDLEGDDAIAAAEAAGAGAGAEEEEESYSIDAAKRMKYDELFPVEAKKFGYDPKAIQQKSVEAVLDDRVKKKADRYCK, from the coding sequence aTGTCGGATCCCTACGAGAGAGTGAAAGGAGGCAGATTGACCTTCAAGGACGGGACTCTGGCCACGCGCAGCAAAGCCATCGacaagaaaaagaacaagaagaagaagaagaagctcctCAACAACCCTAACGTTGagggcgccattgactcaggCTCAGCCGTTGATTTGGAAGGCGACGATGCAATCGCAGCAGCAGAAGCAGCCGGAGCCGGAGCcggagcagaagaagaagaagagtcttACTCTATCGACGCGGCCAAGCGCATGAAGTACGATGAGCTCTTCCCCGTCGAAGCCAAGAAGTTCGGTTACGACCCCAAGGCTATTCAACAAAAGTCCGTCGAGGCTGTCCTAGACGACCGTGTCAAGAAGAAGGCCGACCGCTACTGTAAATAA